The Bifidobacterium bifidum ATCC 29521 = JCM 1255 = DSM 20456 region CTCATTCCACAGTCACGGTCACCGTTATGTTCCATTGTATGGCGCGCACAGGCAGCACAAGATTCCGCTAGGGGCATTCCTCCGGCTTTTCTTTTCTCCTATGCGTAGAACTGCTGGCAGAATTTCTGAGATGCCAATCGGGACCGAACCTCGGTCTGCCATTCCCCGGACGACGCGAGCAGGTCCGGCAATCGTTTTCCGAACACGTCTTCGATTTCCTCGCGCGTGAAGGAGTAGCCGTCGCCGACGAAGTTGTAGGTGATGTCCGACAGGTTGGGGATGGATGCCATGGACACGACCGAGTTGTAGATCAGGTCCCGCCACACGTCATCGACCCCGATATCCCCAACCACTTCAAGGTAGTTGATCGTCAGAGACTCATGCTCCGCGTCGATCTCGTATTTCCTGTCCACACTATGCAGAGGCAGCGCGCCGAAAAGCTCGCGAACGCCGTTATTGTCGCCCAGGGAGATGGGACCAAGCTGCGCGATCGGTGTGACGTCATGCGTCAGGGCGTCATCCTGCTCCCGCGCATATTCCGCGTTCGCCTGGTTCTCCGAGGCAATCTGAAACGCGGCACAGAACAGAACGACGACAACCGCGAGCACGCCGACGATGGTCATGGTTTTCTTGTTCACCGTTCTCATGATTTCTCCCTCGACTCTTCACAGGAACCTCGACTCGTCACAGGCACCCTTCGACGATGTAATCCAATTATAACCACGGGATTCCCGTTGTCCGACACTGATTGGCGATGGGATTCGACCCTGATGTTTATCGGTATCGAAACCATGGGTCCGGCTTGCCCGCATGGTCGGTGACATCCCGCTGTCCGTGGGCGCGGTCGTCGTCGGCTTCGCGGTCAGGAAGTTCATGGACGGGGCCGAACGGTCCCGGCGGGAACTGGGCGTGGCTTTGCTGGACGTGGACATGCCCGTCCTCGACGGGCCGGCGACCGCGAAGGAGATGGCCGGGCTCTACCCGTCGGTCGCGGTGATGATGCTCACCGTGTTCGAACACGAGGAATCGCTCGCCAAATCACTGGCCTTGAACGTGCGCGGATTCCTGACCAAGGACATCCCCTCCGCATAACTCGTCCAACTGATCAAACAGGCACACGCGGGATGCACGGTGTTCGGACCGCGCCCGACCAGTATTCTCGCCGACAGCTATCTATACTCCGGAAGAAACGACCCCGGATACGACGCCTTCCGCGACCGAGTGGAGCGTCTCCCGAACCACCTGCGCGCCACGTTCGACCTGCTCATCCAGGCGCTGCCGAACAAGACCATCGCCAAACGGCTCGGCCTGAGCGAGGCCACCGTGCGCTCCTACATATCCGAGATCTTCGCCGCACTCGGATACACCAACCGCGGCGAACTCACCATCACCGCCATCAAGGCCGGATACTGAACCACCCATGTAAACGCCCTCGGCCCACGCAAAAACGCGTAAACCCGATTGCAGATCCACCGTTGCGGCATGACGATGGGATATGGGATAATCCACAAGGTGCTTTTGCGTAGGACCAAGGCGCCGGCGATGACACGGGACAACCACAACAGCGAATGACGCACAACGGGCCGTCCGGGACACCCCCGTAAACGGTCGCGTCGTTTTCCATTGGTGTCATTACGGGGTCCGGGTCCCGCAAAACGTTGGAACTTCAACGTTTAGTGAATGGTTAGGTATTATATGGCAGAATTCGTATATCAGATGATCAAGGCTCGCAAGGCGTACGGCGACCGTGTGATCCTCGACGACGTGACCCTGAGCTTCCTGCCGGGCGCGAAGATCGGCGTGGTCGGCCCGAACGGCATGGGCAAGTCGACGCTGCTGAAGATCATGGCCGGACTGGAGACCGTCAGCAATGGCGAGGCCTACATCACACCGGGCTTCACGGTCGGCATCCTTCAGCAGGAGCCGCCGCTGGACGACACCAAGACCGTGGGCGAGAACATCAAGATGGCGTTCGGCCCGATCGCCGAGAAGGTCGCGCGTTTCAACGCCATCGGCGAGGAGATGGCCAACCCGGACGCCGATTTCGACGCGCTGATGGACGAGATGGGCAAGCTGCAGACCGAGATCGACGCGGCCAACGGCTGGGATCTCGACTCACAGCTCGAACAGGCCATGGACGCGCTGCAGTGCCCCGACATGGACACCCCGGTCTCCGTGTGCTCTGGTGGCGAGCGTCGCCGTGTGGCATTGTGCAAGCTGCTGCTCGAAGCCCCCGACCTGCTGCTGCTCGACGAGCCCACCAACCACCTCGACGCTGAGTCGATTCTGTGGCTGGAGCAGTTCCTGCACCAGTACAAGGGCGCCGTCATCGCCGTCACCCACGACCGTTACTTCATGGACAACGTGGCCGAATGGATCTGCGAGGTCGACCGCGGCCACCTGTACCCGTACAAGGGCAACTACTCCACGTACCTGGAGACGAAGGCGAAGCGTCTGGAGATCCAAGGCGCCAAGGACGCCAAACTCGCCAAGCGCCTCAAGAACGAGCTCGAATGGGTGCGCAGCTCGCCCAAGGCCCGTCAGGCCAAGAACAAGGCGCGTCTGGAGCGTTACGACCAGATGGAGAACGAGGCGCGCAACAACAAGAAGCTCGACTTCTCCGAGATCCAGATTCCGGCCGGCCCGCGTCTGGGCTCCGTGGTGCTGGAGGCCGAGCACCTGCACAAGGCTTTCGGCGACCGCGTGCTCATCGACGACCTGTCCTTCACGCTGCCGCGCAACGGCATCGTCGGCGTGATAGGTCCGAACGGCGTCGGCAAGTCCACACTGTTCAAGACCATCGTCGGTCTGGAGCCGCTGACATCCGGCGAGCTGAAGATCGGCGACACCGTGAAGATCAGCTATGTCGACCAGAACCGTGAAGGCCTCGACCCGAACAAGAACCTGTGGGAGGCTGTCTCCGGCGGACTCGACTTCATCGAGGTGGCCGGCGTCGAAGTGCCGACCCGCGCCTATGTGGCGAGCTTCGGATTCAAGGGCTCCGACCAGCAGAAGCTGACCGGCGTACTCTCCGGCGGTGAGCGCAACCGACTGAACCTGGCCCTGACCCTGAAGCAGGGCGGTAACCTGCTGCTGCTCGACGAGCCCACCAACGATCTGGACGTCGAGACGCTGGAATCCCTTGAAAACGCGCTGCTCGGCTTCCCCGGCTGCGCCGTGGTCATCTCCCACGATCGTTGGTTCCTCGACCGCATCGCCACGCACATCCTGGCGTGGGAGGGCGATGACGAGAACCCAGCCAAGTGGTACTGGTTCGAAGGCAACTTCCAGGCCTACCAGGAGAATCGTGTCGCCCGCCTCGGCGAGGACGCAGCGCGCCCGCACCGCCTGCACAAGAAGCTGACCCGCGTGTGACACTTGATTAAGTCATGAAGAAGCCCCCGCAAGGGGGCTTCTCGCGTTTTCGGCCCCTCGCCAAATATCCTCCCGCTGGCGGGAGGTGGCGCGCAGCGCCGGGGGGGGGGGGCGAGACCATGGCGCATAACATATACGAGGAGGCCCCTCACGGTTGGTGAGGGGCCTCCTGTGGCTATTGATCGGTCAGAACCGATCAGCGTCAGCGGACGCTGCGGCGACGAACCGTGACAACCGCACCGCCGGCCAGCGCGAACAGAGCCGCGATGGTGGCGAGCACCGCCGTGTCGGCGCCGGTGGCGCTGAGCTTGCCGTCGTTCGGCTTCGTGGTCGGCTTCTCCGTGCCCGGTTTGGTCGGCTCGGTCGGGCCAGTCGGGCCGGGCACCTCAGAGTCCTCGGTGACGGTGACGGTCACAGAGGCGGACTTGCCGTTCGCCGTGGTCGCGGTCACCTTCGCCACGCCCTTCGCGACGGCGGTCACCTTGCCGGTCTTGTCGACCGTCACGACCTTGTCATCGCTGGAGGCCCACGTCACCGCCTGGTCCGCGTCATCCGGCGCGACCTTCGCGGTCAGCTGCGCGGTGGTGCCCTTCTTCAGCGACAGCGCGCCATTGGCAACACCATCGCCAGAAACGGTCACACCCGTAGCCTCCGGAGTCTCCGTCACCTCGGGGTTGTCCTTCGGCTGCTCGGGCTCGGTGAGCTCGACCGGAGTGGCCTTGGCCGTCGCAGCCAGCTCGGCGACAGCCGCCCAGGTGACGCCTGCGCTGGTTTCGGTGAGGCCCCATGCGTCGTTGATCTGGAACTTGACGTACACGTCACCGGACGGAATGGTATTCGGCAGCGCGATGGTCTGCAGTTCCTTGGTGTACGGGAACTCAGCCGTGGCGACGGGTTCACCCCAGTTGGTGACATCGGCAACGCTGTTGGCGTCGCTGGCCGCCACCACGTACACTGCGACGTTCTTGGCCGGGCCGTTCAGCTTGTCCTGACGGTACAGGTGGGTGATGGCCGCAATCTTGTTGCCCTCGCCGGGCGACGCCTTGAACGCCAGCCAGTGCGGAAGATTGGCGCTGGGGTTGGAGTACTTGCTGTGCCAGAACGTGTTTGCGTTCTTGTCGAAGGCGTTGCCCACGGGAGCATGCTCGCCGGTGGTCTCCTGAGAGCTCGCCGCGTAGTCGCTTGCTTCCACGTCCTTGGTCAGGCTGCCGGTCAGCGCCACGCTGGTGGTGCCGAGCTCTTCACCGGTCTTGGTGTTGGTGAGCTTGAACTGCACGGTGACGTCGCCCGTCCCAGTGGTGTTGACCACGTTGAAGTAGGCGATGGCGGCCTTGCCGGCCGGAATCGACTTGAGGCTGACGCTTCCGGGCTTGATCTCCCAGCCTTCCGGCACGACCGGGGTGACGGTGACGTCACCGGTGTTCGCGTTGGATGCGGCCCTCACCTTGACGGTGATCTTGGACGGGGAGGCCGGGTTCACGGTCTTGGAGTCCACGGTGGCGGACATGCCCATGTGGCCGGTGAGCGTGAACAGCGCGTTGTCGCTGACCAGGTCAGCCGGGAACTGAGCGACGGTGCCAGCGGCGGGACGATGGGTCTCCAGATCGATGTTCTGCTCGTTGCCGGTGGCGATGGCGAGACGCTGCTGCGTCAGCGCCGGGGAGATGGTGTACTTGCCATCCTTGTCGGCGCGGATCTGCCACTTCTGCGTGTTACGCTCATTGGCGGTGTCGCGCTGATCCTGACCGACGGACACGTCGGCGCAGTTGCGCAGTTCCGGCGTCGCGCCGACCTGGGTGACGACATCGAGATGCTTGCTTCCGGTGAAGAGCGCAAGACACTTTCCGGACACTGTATCCTTCATCTGGTAGTAGCCGTCAGGCGTGGTGATGAGCTCCCACGGACCTTTGGAGATCGACTTCAACTGGGGGATGTCGTAGATGCCGGCATCGACCGGGGTGTAGTCGTATTCGCGGATGTCCAGCGGGTAGCCGATCTTGTCGATGTCCGCCTTCATATCGTTCCACGTCGCCCACGGGCGGGAATCGGACCAGGTCATCTGTGAGATGAAGCGCATGCCGTCGAAGATCTCCTTCTCGACCTCGTTCTCGGTCTGGTAGATCGAGCTGTCGGGCCAGATGGACACCTTCGCACCGGTCAGTTTGTCGTAGTTCTTGTCGATCTGTCGTCCGCCGTCAAAGGTTCCGACGTTCCAGTTGTTGTTGTACAGTCTTGCGGCGTTGACCTTGTACACTTGCGCCGAACGGGACCAGTACAGGGCCTGGGTCGCGTTCATCAACGTGTATCCGTCCTGGACGAGCTCCTGCGGCTTGCGGCCGGCACCATACCAGTATTCGATGACGATGTCCTTGTTCAGGGAGACGTTCTTGGTGTTGACGATGCCGTCGTTCCAGATGCGCAGCTGCTTGCCCTTGGCCTTGACGTATTTATCTATGTCATTGATGAAGCCGGTGAACGCATCATTCGGTGTCGCGCCGGCTCCGTACTGCTTTTCGGCGAACGTCTTCAACTTGCTGTAGTTGTCGAAGCTGGTGCCGATCATGTACTCGTCGGCGCCCATGTGCCAGTATTTCGTGGTGAATACGCCGTCGTATTCGTCAATCAGCGTCTTGTAGAACTTCACGGCCTCCGGGTTGGAGATGTCGAGCTTGTTGGGATCCTTCCGGCCTGAGTTGTCGGCAAGCTGGTACTCCGGGTAGTTCTCCAGCCAGACGTTCATGTGGCCCGGGGAGTTAATCTCCGGAATCACGTCGATGCCGTAGTTATTCGCCTTCTTGACGAACTTCTTGACGTCGTCGCGCGTGTAGTACGACCATGTGGCGGCCTTCTTGGTGTTGTCCTCTTCCGGCTTGAGCTTCATCTCCAGCAGCACGTAGTTGAGGCGCAGGTCGGCCATGTCCGACAGGAAACGGTCGATCCAGTCAGTGGAGATGTTGATCTGGCAGGCGCACAGCGTAGCGCCGCGCTCCTTGTACTTCGGCTTCGTGGCGACCGTGCCGGCGGGCAGGGTCAGCTGGCCCTGGCGAAGCATCTGCGAGACGGAACGGGTGCCGTAGAACACGCCGATGTCGGTCGCGCCGATGACCTCAAGGCCCTTCGAGCCGATGTTCAGCTTGAATCCCTCATCACCCAGTTCGGCCTTCTTCGATGCATCCAACGTGAGCGAGATGTCTTTGCCCGTCGCTGAACCGGTCGCGGCCTTGATGTCCACGTCGGTGAACTTGGTCAGCTCGGATGCCAGGCTCTGCGCACGCGCGGCCAGTGCATCGCTCGACACGACGCGGGTGCCTTCACCCAGCGTCCATGCGCCGGTGCCGTCGGTCCAGCCGTCCATGCTCGGGACGGTGGCCGGGCGGGTGAGATTCACGGGAGCCGTGGCACTGTACCCGGCTGCACTATCGTCGGCGGCGCTGGCCGTCATCGCGGTGCACATGCCACCGACCATCAGGCCGGCTACAATGGCCGCAACGGTACGCACACCGAAACGTCTATTGGAGCTTTTCTCCATTGAAACTTCCTTTATTCTCTTGTTGCGGTTATGACAGGAGAGCTTCATCGTCTCCAATGGATGCCGAGCCGGCAAAGCAAGACAAAGCCGTCACAACATCATCACCGATTAAACGTACACTGTGTTAACAAAATTAGCAAGATGCATGAATGTCGCCTTGCGTTCCAGCCTTTTCCACGCCCGGCACCCATATTCCACGTCACATCGCGTTCATCATCGGCTTACGCTCGTTACAAAACCGGCCGACCGAATTTACCTGGTCACGCTACACTGCTGTGAGTACCGAAACCGGCTGGGAGCCGAGCGAAAGCATGAACATATAAACGGACCGTATATATACCGCATGATATACGTCCCGGCACGTCACTGGAAGGGAGCGGCAATGACGCACGAAGACGGAACGACACCGTTGAATCATCTGGTAAAGGTATTGAGACTGGGCGACCCTTCCGAATACCGCGGACACACCTACATCAGCGGGGAGAGCCTGTACTTCCCCACCGGACGCGTGTACGGCGGGCAGG contains the following coding sequences:
- the ettA gene encoding energy-dependent translational throttle protein EttA; this encodes MAEFVYQMIKARKAYGDRVILDDVTLSFLPGAKIGVVGPNGMGKSTLLKIMAGLETVSNGEAYITPGFTVGILQQEPPLDDTKTVGENIKMAFGPIAEKVARFNAIGEEMANPDADFDALMDEMGKLQTEIDAANGWDLDSQLEQAMDALQCPDMDTPVSVCSGGERRRVALCKLLLEAPDLLLLDEPTNHLDAESILWLEQFLHQYKGAVIAVTHDRYFMDNVAEWICEVDRGHLYPYKGNYSTYLETKAKRLEIQGAKDAKLAKRLKNELEWVRSSPKARQAKNKARLERYDQMENEARNNKKLDFSEIQIPAGPRLGSVVLEAEHLHKAFGDRVLIDDLSFTLPRNGIVGVIGPNGVGKSTLFKTIVGLEPLTSGELKIGDTVKISYVDQNREGLDPNKNLWEAVSGGLDFIEVAGVEVPTRAYVASFGFKGSDQQKLTGVLSGGERNRLNLALTLKQGGNLLLLDEPTNDLDVETLESLENALLGFPGCAVVISHDRWFLDRIATHILAWEGDDENPAKWYWFEGNFQAYQENRVARLGEDAARPHRLHKKLTRV
- a CDS encoding response regulator translates to MVGDIPLSVGAVVVGFAVRKFMDGAERSRRELGVALLDVDMPVLDGPATAKEMAGLYPSVAVMMLTVFEHEESLAKSLALNVRGFLTKDIPSA
- a CDS encoding DUF4825 domain-containing protein; amino-acid sequence: MRTVNKKTMTIVGVLAVVVVLFCAAFQIASENQANAEYAREQDDALTHDVTPIAQLGPISLGDNNGVRELFGALPLHSVDRKYEIDAEHESLTINYLEVVGDIGVDDVWRDLIYNSVVSMASIPNLSDITYNFVGDGYSFTREEIEDVFGKRLPDLLASSGEWQTEVRSRLASQKFCQQFYA
- a CDS encoding response regulator transcription factor produces the protein MFGPRPTSILADSYLYSGRNDPGYDAFRDRVERLPNHLRATFDLLIQALPNKTIAKRLGLSEATVRSYISEIFAALGYTNRGELTITAIKAGY
- a CDS encoding lacto-N-biosidase; protein product: MEKSSNRRFGVRTVAAIVAGLMVGGMCTAMTASAADDSAAGYSATAPVNLTRPATVPSMDGWTDGTGAWTLGEGTRVVSSDALAARAQSLASELTKFTDVDIKAATGSATGKDISLTLDASKKAELGDEGFKLNIGSKGLEVIGATDIGVFYGTRSVSQMLRQGQLTLPAGTVATKPKYKERGATLCACQINISTDWIDRFLSDMADLRLNYVLLEMKLKPEEDNTKKAATWSYYTRDDVKKFVKKANNYGIDVIPEINSPGHMNVWLENYPEYQLADNSGRKDPNKLDISNPEAVKFYKTLIDEYDGVFTTKYWHMGADEYMIGTSFDNYSKLKTFAEKQYGAGATPNDAFTGFINDIDKYVKAKGKQLRIWNDGIVNTKNVSLNKDIVIEYWYGAGRKPQELVQDGYTLMNATQALYWSRSAQVYKVNAARLYNNNWNVGTFDGGRQIDKNYDKLTGAKVSIWPDSSIYQTENEVEKEIFDGMRFISQMTWSDSRPWATWNDMKADIDKIGYPLDIREYDYTPVDAGIYDIPQLKSISKGPWELITTPDGYYQMKDTVSGKCLALFTGSKHLDVVTQVGATPELRNCADVSVGQDQRDTANERNTQKWQIRADKDGKYTISPALTQQRLAIATGNEQNIDLETHRPAAGTVAQFPADLVSDNALFTLTGHMGMSATVDSKTVNPASPSKITVKVRAASNANTGDVTVTPVVPEGWEIKPGSVSLKSIPAGKAAIAYFNVVNTTGTGDVTVQFKLTNTKTGEELGTTSVALTGSLTKDVEASDYAASSQETTGEHAPVGNAFDKNANTFWHSKYSNPSANLPHWLAFKASPGEGNKIAAITHLYRQDKLNGPAKNVAVYVVAASDANSVADVTNWGEPVATAEFPYTKELQTIALPNTIPSGDVYVKFQINDAWGLTETSAGVTWAAVAELAATAKATPVELTEPEQPKDNPEVTETPEATGVTVSGDGVANGALSLKKGTTAQLTAKVAPDDADQAVTWASSDDKVVTVDKTGKVTAVAKGVAKVTATTANGKSASVTVTVTEDSEVPGPTGPTEPTKPGTEKPTTKPNDGKLSATGADTAVLATIAALFALAGGAVVTVRRRSVR